A stretch of DNA from Bactrocera neohumeralis isolate Rockhampton chromosome 6, APGP_CSIRO_Bneo_wtdbg2-racon-allhic-juicebox.fasta_v2, whole genome shotgun sequence:
TTTTATTAAGGAgcatacaataattttttaaagtatatttgaatttaatattttccgtAAATATCAAAAGACAATCGAACATGtaaataattatgtacatacaatatttatatacaggACAATTTTAGGtattatacataaaaaatataattaaaaaatatacatatgtatgtggttacAAAGCATTAATTctaatttatcattttaaagACTTAAACTACTAAATATCGTCCGTATCACTTATATCTTCAGCATTAACATTTCCTAAATGATTTTTCCGCTCTTGCAAACGTATACATTTCGGACATGACATATTTTTTCGGGTCATGCAAACACGATGGTAGATAGAATTACATTTATTACACATAATACAACCATCATCGAAAGGAAATATCACTTCATTATTGCCGCAAATCTCACATATGTACGCCTTGGCGCGGCACAGTTCGCAGTTCCGTATATGCTGATCAAAAGCATTAAACACTTTTTGCAAATAATCGACTAAAATGCCCTTTTCAATAAGTTCTAAAtcatttattgaataaaattcgGTGGATTGTATTAGATGGCGACGTGATTCATTAGCACCAACATTGTCGTTGTTAAGATGATTAGTTATTTGCTTATCCAGAAGCTTTTCCTCAGTTGCTGGGCGGCATTCCAGCAAATATTTTctcatgtaaaataaattttggcgTAACTTCTTTACACTTCCCAATTTCTCCAAGAATACAAATAATTTCGGATTAGCCTCCTCCAGCTTTATCAAAGGTTTTTCGTAAAATAGATTTATTTCCTGAAGCGAAGCACGTGATACTTTGTATAGTGTAAAATCCCAATTATGGACAACACGAGCGGGTATGATGCTATAATCATTCCAATGACAATTTGGACAATAATAAAGACCACTGTAATCGCAAAGTCGAGGTTCAATCCACGAGTTTtctatcaaaataaaaacaaatttaatatattttgagatAGTTCATTGTTTAGGTTAAATGTTAGTTTCAAAAGATCTacgtaaaattaaaacaaataagcCGTATAGATAAGTGGTGAATGccgattaaattttttgttacaactgtgcaaatagattttttaattgataagAAAGTAATGAGTTTACCCTCTGTTTTATTTGAACCAAAACAGCTAATCGGCTTGGGTAGagctaaataaaaaacaaaaattaacaaaagaatAGTTACATTTGGAATATGTAGTTGAAACGATTTATGAACATTTCTTGTAGCGATACTTTAActctctttttttcttgttctataatgattagttttgaatttttttcaacttactaaaattgagtaaaattcCACATTCAGGACACTTATATCTCTGAGCCGCCAATCCAATTTCTGGACATATATCGTTGATAGGGTAGCGCCGTTCGGACGCTACTACATGCGCACATATTCGTATTATACTGTCCACACACTTTTGATGCGCTATAAAATTGCAGTCTGTACACACATAACTTGATTGGATCATTCTCCATATGAGGCCACTACAATGATCACAATATTGACGTGCACCAATATGACCACTTCGCTGAACGTTGAAGTGATGACCCACAACTGTCTTTACATGAGGAGCTATTTCCAAAGGATCAGACTCTGCCGATTGTAGCTCTTTAAGAGAGTAACGTAAATCGACTAAATGGCGTACTAACCAACGGCGTTCTTCACTACATTCATCTGAGATCATAACCAAATCACGACAATGGGCGATTGCAGCTTCCAAATCTTGGACATTAGCGTCGGAAGTAAAGATTAATCGCCATTGTTCTTTTACTAATGATGATGGTATGGGATATGATTTATCACTTTGAGACGTAGTAGAACTAACGTCATCATCTTGAGCCCCTGCAGCACTATTGTTCAAACTATTATATTGTAATAAACTGGAAGCACTTTCACTGATGAAGGAGCTCAAAGCTCCTGGTATACTTGCTAAACTGCCTCGAAGCGGATTCATAATTTTGTGatattcaaaatgaaaacaTCATTTGACAAAgagttaaaagaaataataaaatgtttgtcCTCGAACTCAAATTCCAAATAAAAACAGCTGAAAAATAGTGTTGCTTGTTTAGCAAACAAGGGTGGGCGAACTAGCGTAAAAAGTTATCAAACTTTTTTCGATAACATACTTAtcgtaaaatatacaaatatcctAATTACAGCTGAAAGAAATAAGTTCTaatgaacaaataaataaatctataaAAAGGGGAATTTTCTGACAATTTGCTTGAAAACACAcgtccaaa
This window harbors:
- the LOC126761948 gene encoding differentially expressed in FDCP 8 homolog isoform X1; its protein translation is MNPLRGSLASIPGALSSFISESASSLLQYNSLNNSAAGAQDDDVSSTTSQSDKSYPIPSSLVKEQWRLIFTSDANVQDLEAAIAHCRDLVMISDECSEERRWLVRHLVDLRYSLKELQSAESDPLEIAPHVKTVVGHHFNVQRSGHIGARQYCDHCSGLIWRMIQSSYVCTDCNFIAHQKCVDSIIRICAHVVASERRYPINDICPEIGLAAQRYKCPECGILLNFTLPKPISCFGSNKTEENSWIEPRLCDYSGLYYCPNCHWNDYSIIPARVVHNWDFTLYKVSRASLQEINLFYEKPLIKLEEANPKLFVFLEKLGSVKKLRQNLFYMRKYLLECRPATEEKLLDKQITNHLNNDNVGANESRRHLIQSTEFYSINDLELIEKGILVDYLQKVFNAFDQHIRNCELCRAKAYICEICGNNEVIFPFDDGCIMCNKCNSIYHRVCMTRKNMSCPKCIRLQERKNHLGNVNAEDISDTDDI
- the LOC126761948 gene encoding differentially expressed in FDCP 8 homolog isoform X2, producing MNPLRGSLASIPGALSSFISESASSLLQYNSLNNSAAGAQDDDVSSTTSQSDKSYPIPSSLVKEQWRLIFTSDANVQDLEAAIAHCRDLVMISDECSEERRWLVRHLVDLRYSLKELQSAESDPLEIAPHVKTVVGHHFNVQRSGHIGARQYCDHCSGLIWRMIQSSYVCTDCNFIAHQKCVDSIIRICAHVVASERRYPINDICPEIGLAAQRYKCPECGILLNFKNSWIEPRLCDYSGLYYCPNCHWNDYSIIPARVVHNWDFTLYKVSRASLQEINLFYEKPLIKLEEANPKLFVFLEKLGSVKKLRQNLFYMRKYLLECRPATEEKLLDKQITNHLNNDNVGANESRRHLIQSTEFYSINDLELIEKGILVDYLQKVFNAFDQHIRNCELCRAKAYICEICGNNEVIFPFDDGCIMCNKCNSIYHRVCMTRKNMSCPKCIRLQERKNHLGNVNAEDISDTDDI